A region of the Yarrowia lipolytica chromosome 1C, complete sequence genome:
tgtttttttatgtcGCACACAGCATAAATGTTCCAAATTCCAAGTAAACTCCAACAACGTCCCTAACTGTGAATCCACTCATTTCTAAGCAGAAACTCGAGTATCTTGAAACATTAATATTGAAACAACACTTCTGTGTGTATCGGTTAACCAAATTGTGTCATGTCCATTTATGCCTCTTTTTTCAGCAATATTCTCAGAACATCAATTATAAAGTATGATTGATATATATAGTTAACGGCTTACAACTCATTTCAGGACCCTACGTTCCGATagtagcacacaccagaagagtgtgtgcttgctcattcaccagaaagagattctagatcGGCAGATACACTGCTTACAGGATGGACATCATTGTCTACGACCAAGCTGGTTCCTCTCATGTCTATGTGAGAAATTGACCAGGTTGGTCCGGGGTATCACCTTTAACAAGACTCTCTCAACAATATTCTGACCTGAGTGCGAGAGAAATAGAAAAGATTGAAAAGAATATTCCATAGATTATGTCACATGACAaaacaagtactgtagtaaAACTTGCAAAAAAGGGTGTGTTCTAATCTCTAATTGTCTAGACTAGCTGTGAGGCGCTTTTTCTGAGCGCCCTTGGCAAGAACATACAATGAGACGAATTTCGATAGATACACTGCGAGTGCTTGGTTTCGTTGAGTAGAAGGTAAAGGCGAtattactacaagtagacgtACGGATAGACAGCTTCGCTCCAGCTGTGTAATAAACAAACACATCATATTATACAGCTTAGTGGGACCTTTTTGCCCATTATATATCTTCTAACCCCGGGCAATGTCCAAAAGACGGTCGGCATCCGTAACAACCGGAGAGTTCTCCTCGTTGTAGGTTCGAGCATTCTGGTTCATGAGCTCGAAATCAGCCACAAAATCGTACCGGTTCTGGTACACATTCTGcttcaccttcttctggatcaCGTCAAGCGCAATCGGAttcttgatgagcttgaaGTAGTCGGGATACAGCTTTTTGGAGGGAATGGACCGGAACAGGTCACACACATGCCGCAGGCCCGCAGACTCATCTTCAGGATCCCAGGGCTCCGTCAGCGCAAAACACTCGTTGAGAGCCAGCTGGCATGActcgttgagctcctccCGGTCAGCCACAGACAAGGTTTCCCGGACCTTGGGgatcttgttcttgttcttcttcttgggaggaggagacgcCTCTTCGTCGACAAACTGGTCGTCTCCATCGGCATCGTCAACGATGATATCATCGGCGTCCAGACCGTCATCCAGATCAGTGGGGGCTCGGGACCGTCGGCTTCGGCGtcgcttcttgatggcAGCGTCCAGATCCTCGTCATTGTCCACAATGTTGAGCCACTGCTCCTCTGTGAGGCCGTCGTCGTAGTACACTTCCTTTCGctctcgagctcctcggcCGTACTTGTCCGAGTCGGCCATGTCGTCCTCTCGGAAATGCTCAGACACATCCTGAGTGAACTGGTCCGGCaactcggactcggaaaGCAGCCGATCGGGTCGTCCTGCGCCCTTGCCATAATCGCTTGTGGCGTTCCGCTCGGCGTCCATCTGGGCGTAGAAAGcccgctcctcctcgtttCGAGCCAGCAGgtcgttgagctcctcaTCGTCAAGGTCCTCGTCCTCTGCCTCTCGAGAGCCACGCTTagactcctcctgctccagcagcccTCGCAGGAAcgcctcctgctcctcggcCGTCGACTTGTTATCGAACTTTCCGGCCTGAATGACCTTTCCGTCGATTTCAAGCTTTGCGTGAGCTCGCTGGAGAATAACCTCCTCAACGGAATCCTCTGTGATCAGACGCAGAATTCGCACCTCCTTGGTTTGACCAATTCGATGTGCTCGATCCTGTGCCTGCAGATCCTGATGAGGGTTCCAATCAGTGTCGTAGATGATAACTGTGTCGGCTGTCTGCAGGTTCAGACCTAGACCACCAGCTCGAGTGGACAGCAGAAAACAGAAATAGGGCGAATCGGGAGCGTTGAAGAGCTTCAGCATCTCGGATCGAtcgtcggccttggtgtTACCATCTAGTCGCAGGTACTGCAAGCCACGGAGCCGCAAATAGTCCTCCATAATGTCCATAATCTGGGTCATTTGGAAGAACATGAGCACCCTATGGTCCCTAGCCTTGAACTTGGGCAGAATTCGGTCCAAAAGCTCAAACTTACCTGCAGAACGCCACAGTAGGTCGTTGTTGCCATGTGATGGGTTCAGAAGAGTCTCGACTTCCTCGTATACATAAGGATGGTTACAAATCTTACGCAGTTGCATAatcttgttgttgagacCCTTGACTCCGCTCTTGTTGACACCAGCCGCGCCAGAATCGTCACCAACGTACAAAGCGTTGTACTTGAGCATCTGCTGGTACATTTTGAGCTGAAGAGCGCTCATCTTGCACTTGATGACGGTCTCCACCTTGTCGGGGAGATCCTTCTCAACGTCCTTCTTAAGACGTCGCAGCAGGAAGGGACGCAGCACCTTATGAAGACGTCGGATGACCAGCAGCGTCTCTTCTTCCGTGAGCTCCATCTTGTCCTGTGATCCGCTGTTAGCAAACGGCGTGTTGAACCACTCGTCGAACGTCTTAACCGAGTTGAAAATCTTGGGTAGCACAAAGTTGAGCAGCGCCCACAGTTCGGGCAGGTTGTTCTGCAGAGGGGTACCTGTAAGAATGAGTCGGTATCGAGAGT
Encoded here:
- a CDS encoding uncharacterized protein (Compare to YALI0C01243g, similar to uniprot|P32597 Saccharomyces cerevisiae YIL126W Nuclear protein STH1/NPS1), coding for MDLENGHSPAPNGGALNGSAKQPHYYSIPTPESVEQAQLLFLRFNALNQSDHPVTPELEGIVTRLHTMGQEQQLYNKRLAEVNSARKAAHNKIDLDLLRTQVNAFRYLSRGLDMPTDVQERLMETVGIESDITEEEADAALEKSLTPYQRRLKDSGVPPRGGFVDNGRGVGGRHEFIITNRISQRILELESLPSNLGVLDASRDDLGKAEGTDALKVRAVAELKALRLLTKQKSLRQHLVFCKAQTSQVTDSVINRALNRRAKVQTAHEMRLTEQLERQQRMERERKQREEIMAYVNSVCHQSDRIREEAHRRRTKQYAVAKGIQQFHSYVEREESRRVERTAKQRLQALKSNDEEAYLKLLDQTKDTRITHLLRQTNSFLDSLSSAVRAQQGEAGTQMPIPAAEEEGGEGEEDREKIDYYHIAHRVKETVSKQPSILVGGQLKEYQLKGLQWMVSLYNNSLNGILADEMGLGKTIQSISLITYLIEVKRQTRPYLVIVPLSTLTNWTNEFEKWAPSVKKIVFKGSPNQRKELSNQVRAGDFQVLLTTYEYIIKDKALLGRIRWVHMIIDEGHRMKNTQSKLAQTLTQFYYSRYRLILTGTPLQNNLPELWALLNFVLPKIFNSVKTFDEWFNTPFANSGSQDKMELTEEETLLVIRRLHKVLRPFLLRRLKKDVEKDLPDKVETVIKCKMSALQLKMYQQMLKYNALYVGDDSGAAGVNKSGVKGLNNKIMQLRKICNHPYVYEEVETLLNPSHGNNDLLWRSAGKFELLDRILPKFKARDHRVLMFFQMTQIMDIMEDYLRLRGLQYLRLDGNTKADDRSEMLKLFNAPDSPYFCFLLSTRAGGLGLNLQTADTVIIYDTDWNPHQDLQAQDRAHRIGQTKEVRILRLITEDSVEEVILQRAHAKLEIDGKVIQAGKFDNKSTAEEQEAFLRGLLEQEESKRGSREAEDEDLDDEELNDLLARNEEERAFYAQMDAERNATSDYGKGAGRPDRLLSESELPDQFTQDVSEHFREDDMADSDKYGRGARERKEVYYDDGLTEEQWLNIVDNDEDLDAAIKKRRRSRRSRAPTDLDDGLDADDIIVDDADGDDQFVDEEASPPPKKKNKNKIPKVRETLSVADREELNESCQLALNECFALTEPWDPEDESAGLRHVCDLFRSIPSKKLYPDYFKLIKNPIALDVIQKKVKQNVYQNRYDFVADFELMNQNARTYNEENSPVVTDADRLLDIARG